A stretch of the Chitiniphilus purpureus genome encodes the following:
- a CDS encoding BON domain-containing protein: MQHRKVTLALAPLLLVGLMAACSKKEEPTDMSMAASAPASELTEPTPVDNTHSDAASAVSAAGDTVASGTARAGEAIDDAALTTKVKAALAADVSLKTLTVDVDSKSGHVTLTGEVDNEAQKTSAEQVTRGVQGVGNVTNNLTVKAKG, encoded by the coding sequence ATGCAGCACCGTAAAGTCACCCTCGCCCTGGCCCCCCTGTTGCTGGTCGGTCTGATGGCCGCCTGCAGCAAGAAGGAAGAACCCACCGACATGTCGATGGCTGCAAGTGCCCCTGCCAGCGAGTTGACCGAACCCACCCCGGTCGACAATACCCACTCCGATGCGGCTTCGGCCGTGTCGGCTGCAGGCGATACGGTTGCCAGCGGCACGGCCCGCGCCGGCGAGGCGATCGACGATGCGGCACTCACCACCAAGGTGAAGGCTGCGCTCGCTGCCGATGTCAGCCTCAAGACGCTGACCGTGGACGTCGACAGCAAATCCGGCCATGTGACGCTGACCGGCGAAGTGGACAACGAGGCCCAGAAGACCAGCGCCGAGCAGGTGACGCGTGGTGTGCAGGGTGTCGGCAATGTGACCAACAACCTGACCGTCAAGGCCAAGGGCTGA
- a CDS encoding PRC-barrel domain-containing protein: MSTWNLNSGIVYDTEPPTEDAGVRCIPHEEKLVAVEPSPGSPAAAESGSGPGSRLAATDELQHYAVAGLDGTTLGTVHSLIVDLHQGRLAYVVIAPDTTRPESLLAVPWHALAHAPHERRLLLNTQRLDLTQAPLFSAANWPDMSRPEWAQAAHTYFEARPYWE, from the coding sequence ATGTCCACCTGGAACCTCAACAGCGGCATCGTATACGACACCGAACCGCCCACTGAAGACGCCGGCGTGCGCTGCATTCCGCACGAGGAAAAGCTCGTCGCGGTCGAACCGTCGCCCGGATCGCCAGCAGCGGCCGAGAGTGGCAGCGGTCCAGGCAGCCGTCTTGCCGCGACGGACGAGCTGCAGCACTACGCCGTGGCTGGTCTGGACGGCACGACACTCGGCACGGTGCACAGCCTGATCGTCGATCTGCATCAAGGACGGCTGGCGTATGTGGTGATCGCGCCCGACACCACGCGACCGGAAAGCCTGCTCGCCGTGCCCTGGCATGCGCTGGCCCATGCGCCGCATGAGCGTCGGCTGCTCCTCAACACCCAGCGGCTGGACCTGACCCAGGCGCCGTTGTTTTCCGCTGCCAACTGGCCTGACATGAGTCGGCCGGAATGGGCCCAAGCAGCCCATACCTATTTCGAAGCCCGGCCCTACTGGGAATAG